The genomic interval TTGCATATAAGTGCTCCTGTTTGTATTACTCGTTTGCTTGTTTGTGTCAAGTATTGGACATtttaatcataatcataatcataatcataatcataatcatcatcatcatcatcatcatcatcatcatcatcatcatcatcatcatcatcatcatcatcatcatcatcatcatcatcatcatcatcatcatcatcatcatcatcatcatcaccatcatcaccatcatcatcatcatcattatcatcatcatcatcatcatcatcatcatcatcatcatcatcatcatcatcatcatcatcatcatcatcatcatcatcatcatcatcatcatcatcatcatcatcatcatcatcatcatcatcatcatcatcatcatcatcatcatcatcatcatcatcatcatcatcatcatcatcatcatcatcatcgactCCAAAGTTAGCATTCAGACTTATATACTGATTTAAAATACTGTCCTGTGCTTTCTACTCCCTAAAAGCATTCCCGGAACATCAACGGAGAAAATtcgataaaataattaaataggtTATGGTGAGAACAAGTGATTCGATGACGGCAGTAAACGTCTGATCATGCGTACAACCATTATTTGTCCTTCAAGCGCATATTTATGAGCTTGGGGCCGCATACATGCAGATCAAAACATATAAACTGCTATTGGTCTAATTTAGGTCTTACCTAAACATCTACGTCACCGTTCTGTTGTATACAACTATCATTTTCCTCAACGACATTCGACCCCAAATTACACGTGACAGTTGTCTTTTTTGTTTGATATCCATCTTTACCATTGTCTTCTCTACACCTGAATACATCATTCAGGTACCGGCGGAAGTTGGCGCCGACCACGTAAACTATACACGGATTAAGCAACGACAGAAGGCAGAAAAAGATTAAGCGAAAGTTCTTCAAGTGACCTAACACGATATTGGAACAGAAAAATTCCGGATTATAAAAAAGAAATCGAAACACGTAGAAAGGCAACCATCCTATGGCAAATACTACGACTAGAAGAAAAACCATAATTGCGAGCCGTCTGCGCCTCTCTTGAGCTCGCTTCCCTGCCGTATTAATCCTAATTTGACTGGCTAATTCTCGAGTCGTTCTAAGGCTTTTGTACAACGTTGTAGCCATGATAGTATAAAAACATGCAATGAGTAACAAAGGAagcaaatatatcaaaataaaacgaaaaatgacgaatatattcataaatttcCCCCAATCCTCCGCATAATAGAACTGGTCATGGAAGGATTGGCAAATTTTGATCACGGGAAGGGACGATGAAAGAGCTAAGATCCATACCAAGGCCAGTGTGAAGTAACAGATAGATTTACGATGCGGCTGACGATTCCGTAAGACCTTCGAACGCGAAATGCGACATCTCTCGAAGCTCATCACAACCAATGAGAATATAGTCACCGTTGGGAAAAGTGTCTCTGCTACAACATGAATTCGACAGACATGTCGAGATGTGTAGATGTTACCTTCCCAATAACCGATCCATTTTGAAATCTCCGGAACGAGAACACCGACACAAACAAAGATGTCGCTTATCGCAAGGTTCCCTATCATGACGACGCTTACGTCACGCCAGAGTTGTCGAATGTAAATTATGTATAAGACAGTACCGTTTGCTAAAACCGCAGCCACAACTATCAGGCAGAATATAGTGACGTAGACGTTACGTAAACTCTTTGTTGAAGCAAGCTGGTCGTCGCAGGATGCTAAGAGACCCTCGTAGGATAAATTGAAAGATTCGCTCATTTTGATAACCCACTCATTATTAACAAGCATTTCACGGTAGTATGCCTGATTACAATACCACAGctgattgatgacgtcaacaGAAACTCACATTGTAGCATTCGTGTGTTAAGTTCCATCAACGAGTATCAAACGAATAGAATCATCGTATTTGGCGTTCAAAAGTCCTTGATATCTCCCTTATAATATTTAACGGTATCGTGTCAATTTATGAAGAAACGTTAACATTTACCGCATGACGATTTAATCGAATCGAAACGTCCTTGCAACGTTACTAATGATGCACTAAGTCATATGTAGGTTCCATCTACGAGTATATTAAAAACCTATTTGGCGTCCCAAAGACCTCGATGTCTCTCTTATTGCACGGTATGGTGTCCAGTTATTAAGACAAATTAACATTGCATGACCAGATAATCCAATCCAAACGTCATTAGTCACGTGATTTAACCTCagtgatatttaataaaaaatcatCGCCCAATTGTAAAATTACTCCATGTCATCTGTCAAGGCCTGCTATACAAATTTCAAATACAATCTTTCCCTCATTAGAAATAGGCAAGATACCTTGTTCTTGGATTACTTGGAAGTGAAATATCCCTGTCACTTTTGTAGCCTATTCGTCTAATCGTTGTCCGAATGTTATATTTATTCATGTGTTCAGTCGATAAAGTGATGTAAATATCAACATTCTCTAAAGCCCGTCAgttattttaacattaattgattTTAACTTACACGCATAAATATTTAATCAGAAAATTTTGACATTCACATTTCCTTCATGCCGCAGATTAATCTGACAGTGACATAAATTTGAAGACGTTATTAAAAATTTTAAGGCAATTTTTCAATGTACCTGTCGCTCAATCAGTGAAATGCTCAATAACAGCTGTTATTTTCATCGAAATTCCTGTAAGAACGAAAATGTACATTACAATCAATCCCAAGCGTAAATCCTGAGATGTCGTCGTCCAAAGAAAAATTCTCGCGACAAAGAAATCT from Apostichopus japonicus isolate 1M-3 chromosome 19, ASM3797524v1, whole genome shotgun sequence carries:
- the LOC139960362 gene encoding neuropeptide CCHamide-1 receptor-like; this encodes MLVNNEWVIKMSESFNLSYEGLLASCDDQLASTKSLRNVYVTIFCLIVVAAVLANGTVLYIIYIRQLWRDVSVVMIGNLAISDIFVCVGVLVPEISKWIGYWEGNIYTSRHVCRIHVVAETLFPTVTIFSLVVMSFERCRISRSKVLRNRQPHRKSICYFTLALVWILALSSSLPVIKICQSFHDQFYYAEDWGKFMNIFVIFRFILIYLLPLLLIACFYTIMATTLYKSLRTTRELASQIRINTAGKRAQERRRRLAIMVFLLVVVFAIGWLPFYVFRFLFYNPEFFCSNIVLGHLKNFRLIFFCLLSLLNPCIVYVVGANFRRYLNDVFRCREDNGKDGYQTKKTTVTCNLGSNVVEENDSCIQQNGDVDV